The following coding sequences are from one Formosa haliotis window:
- a CDS encoding M1 family metallopeptidase, with protein MKYILYVFLSVFSCFCWGQQIDVVDFESITANVTIRPLQKEISGQVSYVFDIKKATDSIYIDAQQLEISMVTLNKQEVKVNNDGSKLWIISNFERSEHNTITLNYKAQPKKAMYFVGWEFGARAQVWTQGQGKYTSNWLPSFDDMNEKTSLDLTVNFPKDYEVIANGELKSFIKTDSISTWQYVTKQPMSNYLFAIAAGTYAKETRHSKSGIPLELYYYPEDTAKVEPTYRYSQQIFDFLEAEIGVPYPWKNYKQIPVSDFLYAGMENTSATIFSDTYVVDDIGFMDRSYVNVNAHELAHQWFGDLVTETSGTHHWLQEGFATYYALLAERDIYGADYYKMRLYQYAKELQAQDKQGQSTILLDPKSSSTTFYKKGAWLLHALRADIGDMAFKTAVKRYLELHQFKNVSSHDFIKEVEAVSGKDLEAFFELWLNTKAFPLESIMSNKRDEMHFYLEFMEHIDCTAENDAEFLLDPSKFYFEKQQIIKKHPELISRKVMLQNGPEVRQTIAETLTKIPSEVLPVYETFLDDPSYQTQEMALYNLWVNVPEKRSVYLDKMKGSIGFRSKNIRQLWLVLALSTPEYKPENNTVYVNELIDYTHAKYDFEVRELAFSYVEALQLYNEEVIVNLKQATKHHNWRLSKMAKQLLVALEGNPKYKPLLNQIQQNGSTK; from the coding sequence TACAGCAAATGTTACTATTCGTCCGTTGCAAAAGGAAATTTCTGGTCAGGTTTCCTATGTTTTCGATATCAAAAAAGCTACCGATTCCATTTATATCGATGCGCAACAACTAGAGATTTCTATGGTCACTTTAAATAAACAAGAGGTAAAGGTGAATAATGACGGCTCAAAGCTCTGGATTATTTCTAATTTCGAGCGTAGTGAGCATAACACCATAACGTTAAACTATAAAGCACAACCTAAAAAAGCGATGTATTTTGTGGGTTGGGAATTTGGTGCACGTGCCCAGGTATGGACTCAAGGTCAGGGCAAATATACCAGCAATTGGTTGCCAAGTTTTGACGATATGAACGAAAAAACAAGTCTAGACCTTACAGTTAATTTTCCAAAAGATTACGAAGTTATCGCGAATGGAGAATTAAAATCGTTTATAAAAACCGATTCGATTAGCACTTGGCAGTATGTTACAAAACAGCCAATGAGTAATTATTTGTTTGCCATAGCAGCAGGAACCTATGCTAAAGAAACAAGGCATTCTAAAAGTGGAATTCCACTAGAATTGTATTATTACCCTGAAGATACTGCGAAGGTTGAACCTACGTACCGCTATAGTCAGCAGATTTTCGATTTTCTCGAGGCAGAAATTGGCGTGCCTTATCCGTGGAAAAATTACAAGCAAATTCCTGTTTCAGATTTTTTATATGCGGGTATGGAAAACACGAGTGCAACTATTTTTTCTGATACTTATGTGGTCGATGATATAGGATTTATGGATAGGAGTTATGTCAATGTAAACGCCCATGAATTGGCACACCAATGGTTTGGCGATTTGGTAACCGAAACTTCCGGGACGCACCATTGGTTGCAAGAGGGATTTGCAACATATTATGCCTTATTAGCCGAAAGAGATATTTATGGTGCCGATTATTATAAAATGCGTTTATACCAATATGCTAAAGAACTTCAAGCTCAGGATAAACAAGGACAGAGTACGATATTGCTCGATCCGAAATCAAGCAGTACAACCTTTTATAAGAAAGGAGCGTGGCTGCTACATGCTTTACGAGCAGACATTGGAGATATGGCTTTTAAAACGGCTGTAAAGCGGTATTTAGAGTTGCATCAATTTAAAAATGTGTCGAGCCATGATTTTATAAAGGAAGTTGAAGCTGTAAGTGGAAAGGATTTAGAAGCCTTTTTCGAGTTGTGGTTGAATACAAAAGCATTCCCTTTGGAATCTATCATGAGTAATAAGCGTGATGAAATGCATTTCTATTTGGAATTCATGGAGCATATAGATTGCACCGCAGAGAACGATGCCGAGTTTTTACTAGATCCGTCTAAATTTTATTTTGAAAAGCAACAAATTATCAAAAAGCATCCCGAATTAATTTCGAGAAAAGTGATGCTTCAAAATGGTCCAGAAGTACGTCAAACTATAGCAGAAACCTTGACTAAGATTCCTTCAGAAGTACTGCCGGTTTACGAAACTTTTTTAGATGACCCCTCGTATCAAACTCAAGAAATGGCCTTGTATAATCTGTGGGTAAACGTTCCTGAAAAGCGATCTGTCTATTTAGATAAAATGAAAGGCAGTATTGGGTTTCGTTCTAAAAACATTAGGCAGTTATGGTTGGTTTTAGCGCTTTCTACACCAGAATACAAGCCTGAGAATAATACGGTATATGTAAATGAATTGATAGATTATACACATGCTAAATACGATTTTGAAGTGAGAGAGCTAGCGTTTAGTTATGTCGAGGCGCTTCAGCTTTATAATGAGGAAGTGATTGTAAATTTAAAACAAGCCACGAAACATCATAACTGGAGGTTGAGTAAAATGGCAAAACAACTTTTAGTGGCTTTAGAGGGAAATCCGAAATATAAACCCTTGTTAAATCAAATTCAACAAAACGGATCGACAAAATGA
- a CDS encoding patatin-like phospholipase family protein, with product MRALVISGGGSKGAFAGGVAQYLIEHKKYTYDIIIGTSTGSLLASHLALGKVEKIKSIYTSVTQDDIFNSCPFLIKRKKGMETISINHVNVLRNILNGRKTFGESYNLKKLIKKVFTEAEFFDLKHSGIDVVVTVSNLSINMVEYKSIKDFDYDEFCEWIWISCNYTPFMSLVQKNSFEYADGGLGSMVPIEEAIKRGATIVDTIILQTEVTQFNRMPSLNAFSLLTNMFAFMLDRIESQNIKIGKYVATNHNAIINFYYTPTILTTNSLIFNKEKMTKWWQSGFDFAKYKNEETSQLEDK from the coding sequence ATGAGAGCTTTAGTAATTTCTGGAGGAGGAAGTAAAGGCGCTTTTGCAGGAGGCGTTGCTCAGTATTTAATAGAGCACAAAAAGTATACTTACGATATTATTATTGGAACCTCTACAGGAAGTTTATTGGCCTCGCATTTAGCTTTGGGAAAGGTCGAAAAAATTAAGTCGATATATACCAGTGTAACACAAGACGATATTTTTAATAGTTGTCCCTTCTTGATTAAAAGAAAAAAAGGGATGGAAACCATTAGTATTAATCATGTTAATGTGTTGCGCAATATTTTAAATGGAAGGAAAACCTTTGGGGAAAGCTATAATTTAAAAAAGTTGATTAAAAAGGTGTTTACTGAAGCGGAGTTTTTTGATTTAAAACACAGTGGGATAGACGTTGTCGTTACAGTTTCTAATTTATCGATTAATATGGTGGAGTATAAATCGATTAAAGATTTTGACTATGATGAATTTTGCGAATGGATTTGGATTTCGTGTAATTACACGCCTTTTATGAGTTTAGTACAAAAAAATAGTTTTGAGTATGCCGACGGCGGATTAGGATCTATGGTACCAATAGAAGAAGCGATAAAACGGGGAGCTACAATTGTAGATACCATTATTTTGCAAACCGAAGTGACTCAGTTTAACCGAATGCCATCTCTCAACGCATTTTCGTTACTTACCAATATGTTTGCTTTTATGTTAGATAGAATTGAGAGTCAGAATATAAAAATTGGAAAATACGTGGCAACAAACCATAATGCGATTATTAATTTTTATTACACCCCAACCATACTAACCACCAATTCCTTAATTTTTAATAAGGAAAAAATGACAAAATGGTGGCAAAGCGGATTTGATTTCGCAAAATACAAAAATGAAGAAACAAGCCAATTAGAAGATAAATGA
- a CDS encoding patatin-like phospholipase family protein gives MRALVISGGGSKGAFAGGVAQYLIEKKKREYNMYFGTSTGSLLIPHLATGDLSKLYNIFTNVKQRDIFSVSPFVQHKKGDREYVSINFLNSTLQFIKRKRTFGESKSLKRNIKKNFTEAEFNRIKLNKEDVVVTVTNLSKSVVEYKSINDFTYEEFCNWIWISCNYLPFMSLATVDGYEYADGGFSCVVPIREAINRGATEIDAIILESENMERNKILGRNPFSLMLNLFGHVLDQVEHHDIVIGKLAAIQKNVKLNLYYTPTQLTENSLIFSKPLMEKWWKQGYEYAELKHSNGLASAHQVKEIVKQMK, from the coding sequence ATGAGAGCACTAGTAATTTCGGGAGGAGGCAGTAAAGGTGCCTTTGCAGGCGGTGTTGCCCAGTATTTAATTGAAAAGAAAAAACGCGAATACAACATGTACTTTGGTACGTCTACAGGGAGTTTGCTAATTCCGCATTTAGCCACGGGAGATTTAAGTAAATTATATAACATTTTTACGAATGTAAAACAGCGCGATATTTTTAGTGTAAGCCCGTTTGTACAACATAAAAAAGGCGATCGGGAGTATGTGTCTATTAATTTCTTGAATTCCACACTCCAGTTTATAAAACGCAAACGTACGTTTGGCGAGAGTAAATCGCTTAAACGAAATATTAAAAAGAATTTTACCGAAGCAGAGTTTAATCGAATTAAATTAAACAAGGAAGATGTTGTGGTAACCGTTACCAACTTGTCTAAAAGTGTGGTGGAATATAAGTCTATAAACGATTTTACTTACGAAGAGTTTTGTAATTGGATATGGATTTCTTGTAATTATTTACCGTTTATGTCGCTCGCAACCGTAGATGGTTACGAATATGCCGACGGAGGCTTTTCTTGTGTAGTACCCATTCGCGAGGCTATAAATCGAGGGGCAACAGAAATTGATGCTATTATTTTAGAATCGGAAAACATGGAGCGCAATAAAATTTTAGGCAGAAATCCGTTTTCGTTAATGCTAAATTTATTTGGGCATGTCTTAGATCAAGTAGAACATCATGATATTGTTATAGGAAAGTTAGCAGCGATACAAAAAAATGTAAAACTTAATTTGTATTATACCCCAACACAACTAACCGAGAACTCCTTGATTTTTAGTAAGCCACTAATGGAAAAATGGTGGAAGCAAGGCTACGAGTATGCCGAATTAAAGCATTCTAATGGTTTAGCATCTGCACATCAAGTAAAGGAAATTGTAAAACAAATGAAGTAA
- a CDS encoding FMN-binding glutamate synthase family protein, translated as MILSDISWWVWVILILVLVAIRDVFIQKKHTISHNFPIIGHLRYLLESVGPEMRQYFVANNREELPFNRIERGWIYASAKKENNYEGFGTDRDIYAIQHIFINNAMIPFKPELDHPNVIDKTFLPCAKVMGAYNKRKKPFRPASVVNVSAMSFGSLSARAIESLNKGVKIAGAYHNTGEGGLSPYHSNGGDIIFQIGTGYFGIRDENGNFSIEKLLALVEANPFIKAIEIKLSQGAKPGKGGVLPAAKITQEISNIRHVPLGKDVISPPSHTAFNDVPGLMLFIEDIAEATGLPVGIKGAIGKLDQWEQLADIMRVSGKGPDFITVDGGEGGTGAAPPSFADHVSLPWVYGFSDLYKLFLRRGLTDRIVFIGSGRLGFPAKAAMAFAMGADCINVAREAMMSIGCIQAQVCHTNRCPSGVATQSKWLQNGIDPTLKSERLAQYFKTFRKEFIEITHAAGYEHPCQFKMTDIEVNVDDKNLSTELDKTYNYEKAIVHFNSMQALKDCEHLGGKYQ; from the coding sequence ATGATTTTAAGTGATATTAGCTGGTGGGTCTGGGTGATTCTTATTTTAGTATTAGTAGCCATACGAGACGTTTTTATTCAGAAAAAACACACCATTAGTCATAATTTTCCAATTATTGGTCATTTAAGATATTTGTTAGAAAGCGTAGGACCAGAAATGCGTCAGTATTTTGTAGCGAACAATCGAGAGGAATTACCTTTTAATCGTATAGAACGCGGATGGATTTATGCCTCTGCCAAAAAAGAAAATAATTACGAAGGTTTCGGAACCGACCGCGATATCTATGCCATTCAGCATATATTTATTAATAATGCCATGATTCCGTTTAAGCCAGAACTTGACCATCCAAACGTTATAGACAAAACATTTTTACCTTGTGCTAAAGTTATGGGGGCTTACAACAAACGTAAAAAACCGTTTAGACCAGCTTCTGTAGTAAATGTGTCTGCTATGAGTTTTGGCTCTCTTTCAGCAAGAGCGATAGAGTCGTTAAACAAAGGCGTAAAAATAGCAGGAGCCTACCACAATACTGGTGAAGGTGGTCTTTCGCCCTACCATAGTAATGGCGGAGATATCATTTTTCAAATTGGAACGGGTTACTTTGGAATTCGAGATGAAAACGGAAATTTTTCTATAGAAAAACTTCTGGCATTGGTAGAAGCCAATCCGTTTATAAAAGCTATCGAAATAAAACTATCGCAAGGGGCGAAACCCGGAAAAGGTGGTGTGCTACCTGCTGCAAAAATCACTCAAGAAATCTCGAATATTCGTCATGTACCTCTAGGAAAAGATGTTATTTCTCCGCCTAGCCATACAGCCTTTAACGATGTTCCCGGACTTATGCTTTTTATTGAAGATATAGCAGAAGCCACCGGACTTCCTGTTGGTATAAAGGGTGCTATTGGTAAACTAGACCAGTGGGAACAATTGGCCGATATTATGCGAGTTTCGGGTAAAGGCCCAGATTTTATTACGGTAGATGGTGGCGAAGGAGGTACAGGCGCGGCACCCCCTAGCTTTGCAGATCATGTATCTTTACCATGGGTATATGGTTTTAGCGATTTGTATAAATTATTTTTAAGACGCGGATTAACAGACCGCATAGTGTTTATTGGTAGTGGAAGGTTAGGATTCCCTGCAAAAGCCGCCATGGCCTTCGCTATGGGTGCAGATTGTATTAATGTAGCCCGAGAAGCTATGATGAGTATAGGCTGTATTCAAGCTCAAGTATGCCATACAAACCGCTGTCCTAGTGGTGTGGCTACACAAAGTAAATGGCTGCAAAATGGTATAGACCCAACCCTTAAATCGGAACGATTAGCACAATATTTTAAAACCTTTAGAAAAGAGTTTATCGAGATTACACATGCAGCAGGCTACGAACACCCCTGCCAATTTAAAATGACCGATATTGAAGTGAATGTCGACGATAAAAACCTTTCTACAGAATTAGATAAAACGTATAATTACGAAAAAGCTATAGTACACTTCAACTCTATGCAAGCGCTTAAAGATTGCGAACATTTAGGAGGAAAATACCAATAA
- a CDS encoding ATP-dependent helicase has translation MEKYLSQLNEAQLAPTIQKDGPMIVIAGAGSGKTRVLTYRIAYLMHEGVDPFNILSLTFTNKAAREMKERIADIVGSSEAKNLWMGTFHSVFAKILRIEADRLGYPSNFTIYDAQDSQRLISSIIKEMGLDKELYKYKSVFSRISSYKNSLITVRAYFQNPELIEADTMARRPRLGDIYKEYVERCFKSGAMDFDDLLLKTNELLTRFPDVLAKYQDRFRYILVDEYQDTNHSQYLIVRALSDRFQNICVVGDDAQSIYAFRGANINNILNFQKDYDDVKLFRLEQNYRSTKTIVNAANSIIDKNETKLDKVVWTANDEGGKIKVNRSMTDGEEGRYVASTIFETKMNEQLNHSDFAILYRTNAQSRSMEDALRKRDIPYRIYGGLSFYQRKEIKDILSYLRIIINPSDEEALKRVINFPPRGIGQTTIDKLIIAANGYKRSIFEVMKNIDKTDVKINSGTKNKLKDFVTMVESFQVMNQNVNAFELADHVTKTTGLIKEFSKDTTPEGVAKVENIEELLNGIKDFVEEQKELVDTTGSLTEFLEDVALATDLDNDNGEDDRVALMTIHLAKGLEFPYVFIVGLEEDLFPSAMSMNTRSELEEERRLFYVALTRAEKQAYLTYALSRYRWGKLVDSDPSRFIQEIDEQYLDILTPIEERRMNPMLDANIFGDVDSQPSRNIRFKPAKQLPIQKKGSGIARKEPEKFQVSTPKNLKPVGKTTGGEAANLFDNKLVTGNIVKHLRFGKGEVLKIEGAGADTKAEIKFENGGNKKLLLRFAKLEVIG, from the coding sequence TTGGAGAAGTATTTAAGTCAGTTAAATGAAGCACAGTTAGCACCAACCATTCAAAAAGACGGCCCTATGATTGTTATAGCGGGTGCCGGCTCTGGTAAAACACGTGTGTTAACCTACCGTATTGCCTATTTAATGCACGAAGGTGTAGACCCTTTTAATATTTTATCGTTAACCTTTACTAACAAGGCAGCACGCGAAATGAAAGAGCGTATTGCAGATATAGTGGGAAGTAGTGAGGCAAAAAATTTGTGGATGGGTACATTTCACTCGGTTTTTGCTAAGATATTAAGAATTGAAGCCGACCGTTTGGGCTATCCGAGTAATTTTACTATTTACGATGCACAAGATTCTCAACGTTTAATTTCATCTATTATAAAAGAGATGGGATTAGATAAAGAACTTTATAAATACAAATCGGTTTTTTCTAGAATTTCTTCATATAAAAACAGTTTAATTACCGTACGTGCTTATTTTCAGAATCCAGAATTAATAGAAGCCGATACTATGGCTAGACGCCCGCGATTGGGAGATATTTATAAAGAATATGTCGAGCGTTGTTTTAAATCTGGTGCTATGGATTTTGATGATTTATTATTAAAAACCAACGAGCTGTTAACGCGGTTTCCAGATGTTTTGGCCAAATATCAAGATCGTTTTAGATACATTTTGGTCGATGAGTATCAAGATACCAACCACTCCCAATATTTAATTGTAAGAGCCTTGTCAGATCGTTTTCAAAATATTTGTGTGGTAGGAGATGATGCACAAAGTATTTACGCTTTCCGTGGTGCGAATATTAATAACATATTAAACTTTCAAAAGGATTACGACGATGTAAAACTGTTCCGATTAGAGCAAAATTACAGATCGACAAAAACTATAGTTAATGCCGCAAATTCTATTATAGATAAGAATGAAACCAAGTTAGATAAAGTGGTATGGACGGCGAATGATGAAGGCGGAAAGATTAAAGTAAATCGTTCTATGACAGATGGAGAGGAAGGGCGTTATGTGGCTTCTACCATCTTCGAGACCAAAATGAACGAACAACTTAATCATAGCGATTTCGCGATTTTGTATCGTACTAATGCACAATCAAGATCGATGGAAGATGCCTTGCGTAAGCGTGATATTCCGTATAGAATTTACGGAGGTTTGTCTTTCTATCAGCGTAAAGAAATCAAAGATATTTTATCGTATTTACGCATTATAATTAATCCGTCTGATGAAGAAGCACTAAAACGTGTTATTAATTTTCCGCCGAGAGGTATTGGTCAAACCACGATCGATAAGTTAATTATTGCAGCCAACGGTTATAAGCGTTCTATTTTTGAAGTCATGAAAAACATCGATAAAACCGATGTAAAAATCAATTCAGGAACAAAAAATAAACTTAAAGATTTTGTGACTATGGTTGAGAGTTTTCAAGTCATGAACCAAAATGTAAATGCCTTCGAACTTGCCGATCACGTTACAAAAACTACAGGATTAATTAAAGAATTTAGTAAAGATACCACGCCAGAAGGTGTTGCTAAAGTTGAAAATATTGAAGAACTTTTAAATGGTATTAAAGATTTTGTTGAAGAACAAAAAGAACTTGTAGACACTACAGGGTCTTTAACCGAGTTTTTGGAAGATGTGGCCTTAGCAACCGATTTAGATAATGATAATGGTGAAGACGACCGTGTAGCGCTAATGACTATTCACTTGGCAAAAGGGTTGGAGTTTCCGTATGTGTTTATCGTAGGACTTGAGGAAGATTTATTCCCGAGTGCTATGAGTATGAATACGCGTAGCGAATTAGAAGAAGAACGCCGTTTGTTTTATGTGGCCTTAACCAGAGCCGAAAAACAAGCCTATCTTACTTACGCCTTATCGCGTTACCGTTGGGGGAAATTAGTAGATTCCGATCCGAGTCGATTCATTCAAGAAATAGATGAGCAGTATTTAGACATTCTTACGCCAATAGAAGAGCGAAGAATGAACCCGATGTTAGATGCGAATATCTTTGGAGATGTAGATTCGCAACCATCAAGAAATATTCGTTTTAAGCCAGCTAAGCAATTGCCTATCCAGAAAAAAGGATCTGGAATTGCACGTAAGGAGCCAGAAAAATTCCAGGTAAGTACACCTAAAAACTTAAAACCTGTTGGCAAAACAACAGGGGGAGAAGCAGCCAATTTATTCGATAATAAGTTAGTGACAGGAAATATTGTTAAGCATTTGCGATTTGGTAAAGGTGAAGTTTTAAAGATTGAAGGTGCTGGAGCAGATACCAAAGCCGAAATAAAATTCGAAAATGGTGGTAACAAGAAACTATTGCTGCGTTTTGCGAAGTTGGAGGTTATTGGGTAG
- a CDS encoding alpha/beta hydrolase → MKPIKTIIILLIIAVSSYSCTSDSNTDGNDFVDLEAAIQFDVPYGDHESQTYDIYLPAHRDIDTKALILVHGGGWTSGDKNDMNGFVELIKKDLPNLAIVNMNYRLVDETTEAYPMQINDITAVVKHLNDNLDDYQISDDYGFIGTSAGAHLALLWSYAFNHDKHAKMVCSIVGPTNFTDSAYTENVNFDTLKMLEELYGIDLTTEFLEEVSPYHQVTNSAPPTILFYGGKDPLVPVSQGNLLQEKLEDLGVMHEYTLYPEAGHGWAGLELLDTWAKLKGFIKAHLE, encoded by the coding sequence ATGAAACCAATAAAAACCATTATCATCCTGCTAATTATTGCAGTTTCGAGTTATTCGTGTACATCGGACTCCAATACAGATGGCAATGATTTTGTAGATCTTGAAGCCGCTATACAATTTGATGTGCCATACGGCGATCATGAATCTCAGACTTACGATATATATTTACCAGCCCATCGCGACATCGACACCAAAGCTCTTATTCTTGTACATGGTGGAGGTTGGACCTCGGGAGATAAAAATGACATGAATGGTTTTGTTGAATTAATAAAGAAAGACTTACCGAATTTAGCGATTGTTAATATGAATTATCGCTTGGTGGATGAAACTACCGAAGCTTACCCTATGCAGATTAACGACATTACTGCCGTGGTAAAACATTTAAACGATAATCTTGATGATTACCAAATTTCTGACGATTATGGGTTTATTGGTACTAGTGCTGGAGCACATTTAGCCTTATTATGGAGCTATGCTTTTAATCATGATAAACACGCTAAAATGGTGTGTAGCATTGTAGGACCAACAAATTTTACTGATAGCGCTTACACAGAAAACGTAAATTTTGACACCCTAAAAATGCTTGAAGAATTATACGGCATAGACCTAACTACAGAATTTTTAGAAGAAGTTAGTCCGTATCATCAAGTTACTAATTCTGCACCTCCAACGATATTATTCTATGGAGGTAAAGACCCACTTGTACCGGTTTCGCAAGGTAATTTGTTACAGGAAAAACTGGAAGATTTGGGCGTTATGCACGAATACACCTTATACCCAGAAGCAGGTCACGGTTGGGCAGGATTAGAACTATTAGATACTTGGGCTAAATTAAAAGGGTTTATAAAAGCACATTTAGAATAG
- a CDS encoding L-threonylcarbamoyladenylate synthase — MAEFLKIYEENPNPKEIKKVVDVLKRGGLIIYPTDTVYGLGCDITNNKALERIARIKGVKLEKANFSFICHDLSNLSDYVKQIDTSTFKILKRALPGPYTFILPGAKTLPTVFKKKKTVGIRVPDNKIALEIVLQLGNPIVSTSIRDEDEVLEYTTDPELIYEKWQNLVDLVIDGGYGDNQASTIIDFSESEPSIVREGKGSLEIF, encoded by the coding sequence ATGGCCGAGTTTTTAAAAATTTATGAAGAAAATCCTAACCCAAAGGAGATAAAAAAAGTAGTTGACGTTTTAAAGCGTGGCGGATTGATTATTTATCCTACAGATACGGTTTATGGATTGGGCTGCGACATTACTAATAACAAGGCTTTAGAGCGAATTGCCAGAATTAAAGGTGTAAAATTGGAGAAAGCTAATTTTTCATTTATTTGTCACGATTTGAGCAACTTAAGCGATTATGTGAAGCAAATTGATACCTCTACATTTAAAATTTTGAAGCGGGCACTGCCTGGGCCATACACTTTTATCCTTCCAGGAGCTAAAACTTTACCTACAGTTTTTAAAAAAAAGAAGACTGTTGGTATTCGTGTTCCCGATAATAAAATTGCTTTAGAAATCGTATTGCAATTAGGAAACCCGATTGTTTCCACGTCTATTCGCGATGAAGATGAGGTTTTAGAATACACCACAGATCCCGAATTGATTTACGAAAAATGGCAGAATTTAGTCGATTTAGTTATCGATGGTGGATATGGCGATAACCAAGCTTCTACAATTATAGATTTTTCGGAGTCTGAGCCTTCAATTGTTAGAGAAGGAAAAGGAAGTCTTGAAATTTTTTAA
- the nadC gene encoding carboxylating nicotinate-nucleotide diphosphorylase translates to MISKAQFDKEIEGIIANAVREDVGDGDHSSLACIPATAQGKAKLLVKDNGVIAGVEFAKKVFEYIDKDLKVETLIEDGSTVKYGDIVFYVEGASQSILKAERLVLNAMQRMSAIATKTKSYVDLLAGTGTKILDTRKTTPGIRALEKWAVKIGGGENHRFALYDMVMLKDNHIDFAGGITPAITKTKAYLKANNKDLKIIVEARNLKEIEEILQNEGVYRILIDNFNYEDTRTAVKLIGDTCFTESSGGINEKTLRKYAECGVDCISSGALTHSVYNMDLSLKAV, encoded by the coding sequence ATGATTAGTAAAGCACAATTCGATAAGGAAATAGAAGGCATTATAGCCAACGCAGTACGCGAAGATGTTGGCGATGGCGACCATAGTTCATTGGCTTGTATTCCTGCTACGGCACAAGGAAAAGCAAAATTGTTAGTAAAAGATAATGGCGTTATTGCAGGCGTTGAATTTGCTAAAAAGGTTTTCGAATATATAGATAAGGATTTAAAAGTAGAGACTTTAATTGAAGATGGGAGCACTGTAAAATACGGCGATATTGTGTTTTATGTTGAAGGGGCGTCGCAATCTATATTAAAAGCAGAACGTCTGGTTTTAAATGCCATGCAACGTATGAGTGCGATTGCTACCAAAACAAAATCGTATGTCGATTTATTGGCGGGTACAGGAACTAAGATTTTAGATACTAGAAAAACCACTCCAGGCATTAGAGCCTTAGAAAAATGGGCAGTTAAAATAGGTGGGGGAGAAAACCATAGATTTGCCTTGTACGATATGGTTATGCTTAAAGATAACCATATAGATTTTGCAGGAGGAATTACACCAGCTATTACTAAAACAAAAGCCTATTTAAAAGCAAACAATAAAGATTTAAAAATTATTGTTGAAGCCAGAAACCTAAAAGAAATTGAAGAGATCTTACAAAACGAAGGTGTGTATCGTATTTTAATAGATAATTTTAATTACGAAGATACCAGAACTGCGGTTAAATTGATTGGCGATACGTGTTTTACAGAATCTTCTGGTGGGATAAACGAAAAAACACTCCGAAAATATGCCGAGTGTGGCGTAGATTGTATTTCGTCTGGTGCCTTAACGCATTCTGTTTACAATATGGACTTAAGCCTGAAAGCGGTTTAA
- a CDS encoding YihY/virulence factor BrkB family protein produces the protein MANGIEENLEKIPVINVVIKLLKTIKLPGLEGLSLYDLLKLYFTGIIKGALTSRASAIAFNFFMAIFPFLLFILILIPHIPIEGFKLEFLEFLESFLPPSTSEFFFKNIFENIDKSERGGLLSTVFLLSIFLMSNGVSAIFSAFENSYHEQLTRSLFRQYLYAVGVALILGFLVLITVAVYGFVEIYVLGSLFKSLELQGLSIGDSGLIWINISKYLFGIIMVFLSTATLYYFGTREGKHSKFSQPEHYSQPF, from the coding sequence ATGGCAAATGGTATAGAGGAAAATCTTGAGAAAATCCCGGTTATAAATGTTGTTATTAAACTTTTAAAAACAATTAAATTACCTGGGTTAGAGGGATTATCTTTATACGATTTATTGAAACTATATTTCACGGGCATAATTAAAGGAGCACTAACCTCTAGAGCTAGTGCAATTGCCTTTAATTTTTTTATGGCCATATTTCCATTTCTGCTATTTATCTTGATTTTAATTCCGCATATACCTATAGAAGGATTTAAATTGGAGTTTCTAGAGTTTTTGGAATCCTTTTTACCACCGAGCACATCAGAGTTTTTCTTTAAAAATATTTTCGAAAATATTGATAAATCAGAACGTGGCGGATTGCTTTCAACCGTGTTTTTGCTGTCTATATTCTTAATGTCTAATGGGGTGAGTGCTATTTTTTCGGCCTTCGAAAATTCTTATCATGAGCAATTAACCCGGAGTTTGTTTCGTCAATATTTATACGCCGTTGGTGTGGCTTTAATTTTAGGATTTTTAGTGTTAATTACGGTTGCGGTTTACGGGTTTGTAGAAATTTATGTGTTGGGTAGTTTGTTTAAATCGTTAGAGCTTCAAGGCTTGTCTATTGGAGATAGTGGGTTGATTTGGATTAATATCTCGAAATATTTATTCGGAATAATTATGGTGTTTTTATCGACTGCAACTTTGTATTATTTTGGGACTAGAGAAGGAAAACATTCTAAATTTTCTCAACCGGAGCATTATTCACAACCATTTTAA